AACACTTGAACAAGCAGGCAGTGGATTGAAGGATGTGGTACGCACCAGAACCTTTGTAACAGACATAACGCAATGGGAAGCATTTGCCAAAGCCCATGCTGAATATTTTGGCAACATCCGTCCCGTTGCCAGCCTCATAGAAGTAAAAGGGTTTATTGACCCCGAAATGCTGGTGGAAATAGAAATGACCGCAATCATTTCCGGTGCAAAAGTTTAGCACATTGACTATCAGGCATGTGTACATTTTACACAATAAACAATCGCATTTGCGCTATATTGCGGCCCCTTTAGCAACCGAGCACCCCAATGCAGGCAGCGTAGAACGAGTGATGAGCTATGCAGTATAACATTGGATATTACAAACCTTATCTCGCCGCTAAAGCATAAAACATATCTTATGAGCAGTACTGGTTTTCACAATTATACCGTGCCTTATCAGGTAGACGAACGGTATAGCAAGAAAGTCGCCTACTTCAGCATGGAATTTGCCGTGCATCAGCCCCTCAAAATATACAGCGGTGGTTTAGGATTTCTTTCCGGTTCACATTTGCGCAGCGCTTATGAACTGAAGCAGAATCTTATCGGTATTGGTATCCTTTGGAAATATGGTTATTACGACCAGGCCCGCAACCAAGACCAAACCTTGCAGGTACAATGGAACGAAAAGATTTACAACTACCTGGAAGATACCGGCATCAAATTTCAGATTCCCATTCATGATCATCCGGTTTGGGTAAAAGCTTACTACTTAAATCCAAGCACGTTCAACTCAGCTCCCCTGTTTTTGCTGAGTACCGATTTGCCGGAGAATGATTATGTAAGTCAAACCATTTGTCACCGGTTGTACGACGGCAATACCGCTACCAAAGTGGCACAATTCATTTTGTTGGGTATTGGTGGTGCCAAACTCATTGATGAGTTGAACTTCAACCCAGATGTGTACCATCTGAACGAAGCACATGCCATGAGCAGTGTGTTTTACCTGTACAAAAAGTTGGGCAGCGTTGAAGAAATTAAGAAGAAGCTTGTTTTTACTACGCATACGCCAGAAGAGGCCGGCAACGAAAAGCATGACATTTTCCTGTGTGAAAAAATGAGCTATTTCTACGGTATGCCGCTGGAAAAAGTAAGACAACTCACAGGTATTTACGATGATCAGGTTTAACCACTCACTGGCAGCGCTGCGATTTGCAAGAATTGCCAATGGTGTGAGCCAGCTACATGGCGAAGTGAGCCGTCAGATGTGGGGACACTATGAAAATGTAGCGCCTATCAAAGCCATTACCAACGCACAAAACTGGAAATACTGGGCCGATAAGCAACTCTACCGGTTTATGGAAGAGGGCAACGATTTTGGTTTTGATGATCGCAAACGCCATTTGAAAAAACGGGCTTTTGATATTGTAGCCGATCAAACAGGCAAGCTGCTCGATCCGGATGTACTCACTATCGTTTGGGCCCGCCGTTTTGCCGGTTACAAACGTGCAGAACTGCTGACCCGTGATTTGGCCCGCTTCGAACGGCTCATCAACAACATCGATCGTCCTGTACAAATTATTTGGGCTGGCAAACCTTACCCGTTGGACTACCCTGCTATCAGCGACTTTAACCACCTCGACCACCTGAGCAAGAGCTACAAAAATGTAGCGGTGTGCATCGGCTATGAATTGGCGTTGAGCAAGCGCCTGAAGCAAGCCGCAGATATTTGGCTGAACAATCCACGTGTGCCCCGCGAAGCCAGTGGCACCAGTGGTATGACAGCTGCTATGAATGGTGCTGTGAACCTGAGTACTCACGACGGCTGGATTTGTGAATTCATCAATCATGGCAACAACGGATTTGTTGTGCCTCCGATTGATTACAGCGCTGTTCACGTACAAGAGCAAGATCAATACGATCTCGATCAACTGTATAAAATTTTGGAAGAGCAGGTAGTGCCATTGTATTATGGCAACAAAGACACCTGGCGCCAGATTGTAAAAAATGGCATGCGGGATGTGCGTATTCAATTCGACAGCAACCGCATGGCTCACGAATATTACGAAGAGATGTACAAAGCCTGATAAAGGCATTCAACTACAAGCACAATCTGAATATCCCGGCTCCAGTAGCCGGGGTATTTATTTTTACCAAAAGCTATGAATGCCTCCATAGTTTTGCCTTCCCAACAGAAACAGAACACATGCATTATTTATCAGCAGAAAACCTTACCAAAGCTTACGGCGTAACTCCATTGTTTGATAACATTAGCTTCCACATAAACGAAGGTGATAAAGTAGCATTGGTGGCCCGCAATGGTGTAGGCAAAAGTACCCTGCTGAAAATACTGGCCGGCCGCGAAACGGCTGACAGTGGCAAGCTTTGGATTAGTAAGGACGTAAAAGTGGTGCTGTTTGAACAGGAACCGCAATTCATCGAACATCAAACCATTGCCCAAAACATCTTTCAACACGACCACCCTATTCTCAATGCCATTCGTGACTATGAAGAAGTGAGTGAATCGGGAGACGGTGAAAAAATTATGCAAGCCATTCAACGCATGGATGAACTGGGTGCATGGGATTTTGACGCCAGCGTAAAACAAATTTTGGGCAAGCTCAACATTCATTACCTCGACCAACGCATGATATCACTGAGTGGTGGCCAACGCAAACGAGTGGCACTGGCACGTACACTGATTGATGCAGGATTTGAAACTGGTCATGTGCTGCTCATAATGGACGAACCCACCAACCATCTGGATGTAGAAATGATTGAGTGGCTGGAGCATTACCTGAGTGCACAGCATGTAACGCTGCTGATGGTAACCCACGATCGTTATTTTCTGGATGCCGTGTGCGATGAAATATGGGAAATGGAACGCAGCAACATTTACACCTACAAAGGCGATTACGAAAACTTTTTGGAGAAGAAAGCTGCACGAATTGAAAACGAACTGAGCAGCATTGACAAGGCAAAAAACGAATACCGCAAAGAACTAGAGTGGATGCGCAAGCAACCCAAGGCCCGCACCACCAAAGCCAAAAGCCGCATAGATGCTTTTTACGATGTAGAAAGCAGGGCCAAACAAAAAGTGGTAGACGAGCAACTGCAATTGCAGGTAAAAATGACCCGCCTTGGTGGCAAGGTGGCCGAAATGAAAAAGGTGTACAAAGCATACGGAGAGAAGTCTATTCTCAATGGTTTTGACTACACTTTTGCCAAAGGCGAACGCATTGGCATTGTTGGTAAAAACGGCGTAGGTAAATCTACTTTCCTCAACATGCTACAAGGCTTGGAACAAGCCGATAGCGGTAAAATAAATATTGGTGACACCGTTGTATTTGGCAACTACAGCCAGGAAGGATTGCAATGGAAAGAAGACCTGCGGGTGATTGAATATGTAAAACAATTTGCAGAAACATTTCCATTGGCTGGTGGCGGAGCGCTTACCGCCAGTAAGTTTTTGGAGTTGTTTTTGTTTCCACCAGAAAAACAATACACCTATTTATCATCGTTGAGTGGTGGCGAAAAAGACGTTTGCAATTGCTCACCATTTTGTTTCGCAATCCCAACTTTTTGATACTCGACGAACCGACCAATGATTTGGATTTGCCAACGCTTGCCGTAGTCGAAAACTTTTTGGCCGACTATCAGGGCTGTGTACTCATTGTAAGCCACGACCGTTATTTCATGGACAGGCTTGTTGATCATTTGTTTGTTTTTGAAGGTGATGGTATAGTGCGGGATTACCCCGGCAACTATACACAATACCGCCTGGAAGAACAATGGAAAGAAAAACAAGCAGAGCAAAAAACAACATCTGAAAAAGAGAAACCAGTTGAAACTGCGGCAGCTCCGGTAGCCAAGAAAAAACTATCGTACAAAGAGCAACGAGAGTTGGAACAACTCGACAAGGACTTGCCCGCATTGGAAGCTGAAAAAGCAACACTTACTGAAAAAATGAGTAGCCCTCTCTCCTACGAAGAACTGCAGGAAGTATCAGCAAGGCTGATTGCCGTAACCAATGAACTGGAAGAAAAAGAAATGCGTTGGTTAGAACTCAGCGAAGTGGGCAATTAATGCTTGTGTATTTGCTGCTGCATCCAATCAGCGAAAGATGCAGCCCATTGTGCGTACAATTTTCCGGCAGGATGTAAGCCATCTTCTGCCAATAAACTACCGTCGTTTGATGCGGCTCTGCTGGCAGTGCTGTTATCTAAAAAAGTAACTTTATACTTATCGCAAAGTGCTTGCAGCACTGCATTAAATGCATCAATCTGTTGTGCGATAGCGTCTCTATCCTTGTCTTTTGCAAATGGCGTAACGCCCCAATCTGGTATAGACAACACCGCAACCCGATGCGATAAATTGCCTGCTAAATGAATGGCTTTACGCAACAAAAATTCAGCATCTTCCTGAAAGCTTTCAATAGATAAACCACGGTACTGATTGTTGACACCAATCAACAGCGACACCACATCATATGCCTCTTCCAGTTGATGATGAATCAGGTATTCCGCCAATTCAAAAGTGGTCCAGCCTGTTTTGGCTACAATCTCCGGAGCATGTACATGCACACCAGCTTTGCGCAAGAGTTGCATGGTTTGGTATGGAAACGATTCATACAAAGCAACGCCTTCTCCGATGGTATAACTATCGCCAAGGCATAAGAGGCTGTGGATATGCTGCGACATTTTAAAATTGCGTTTTCAGGATTTCATAAAAACGATACACATCTTCAAAGCTACAATACATGGGCGCTGGTGCCACACGAATAACGCCCGGTTCCCGGTAATCAACAATGATACCTGCAGCATGCATAGCATCATGAATGGCCCGGCCGTTTTCTTTGAAATACAAGGACAGTTGGGCTCCTCTTTCATCAGGATTTTCAGGCGTGATAATTTCAAAAGATAAATTGGGCAATTGCTGCAGGAGGTATTGCAAATAAGCAGTGAGTCGTATGCTTTTGGCCCGAAGATTTTCGATGCCTGCCTGCTCAAACATTTCCAGCGAAGCTTTCAGGCACACAGTGTTCATTACCTGCGATGTACTCATGCACCAGCCACTGGCATCGGCCTTGGGCACAAACCCTTTCTCCATTTTAAAACGGGTCTTTTCATCATTGCCCCACCAGCCGCCCAAGCGACCCAGCTGCACATTTTGTGCATGTTTTTCATGTACAAAAACGCCACCCACAGCACCCGGACCAGCATTCAAATATTTGTAACTGCACCATGCTGCAAAGTCTACATTCCAACCATGCAACTGCACAGGTACATTGCCGGTTACATGTGCCAAATCAAAACCAACCATCGCACCTGCTGCATGACCAGCCTTTGTGATAGCAGCCATATCAAACAATTGACCGGTATAATAATTCATGCCGGCAAACATCACCAATGCCAGTTCTTCAGCATGAGTGTTGATGCTCTCAATAATATCTGCTGTTCGCAACGTTTTTTCACCAGCTCTTGGTGCAATTTCTACAATGGCTTCATCGGGATTGAAACCATATTGCCGTACTTGTGTTTCCACTGCATATTGATCGCTGGGAAAAGCGCCGGCTTCCATCAATATTTTATACCGCTTGCCATTCGGTTTGTAAAACGACAACATCAACAGATGCAGGTTCACCGTTAAGGCATTCATCACCGTTACTTCTTGTGTAGAAGCGCCAACGAGTTTCGCCAATGTGGGTTTGCAATAATCCTGATAATACAACCAAGGATTGGTGCCACCGAAATAACCACCTACTGCCAGTTGTTGCCAACTGTTCAATTCGGTTTGTATAGCGTTGGCAACTGCCTTGGGTTGCAGGCCCAAACTATTGCCACAGAAATAAATGGCATTTCGGCCTTCATGCTGCGGAAAATGAAAATCATTTTTGAAAGTATGAAGCGGATCCTGAGCATCCAGTTGACGGGCAAAGGTTGATGTTGGTTCAAATGCAAGCATGGCGAAACGACAATTTTGTTTGAAGGTTTGTTGTGTAGCAGGCATATCCCGCAAACAACACAACGAATATCTGCAGATTTTAAGAATCCTTTGACATTACAAGCGTAGGGGCTTGTAAGTTTATGTGTTGATAGTGTTAATTTGCCGCAACCTCAATTGGCAACAATCCTTAATACAATCAACTTTGCGTGTATAAAATGCGACTCCTAATGATGAATGCGTTGGTAATGGCAGTTGTGGCGGGTGGCTTCATGTTGGCAGGATGCAATCAACCAAGTGTGCAGTCTCAATCTTTAAACGTAAGCATGCTCAACAGAACCATGGAAATGACAGATACCGCCACCTTTGGTGCCGGATGTTTTTGGTGTACAGAAGCGGTTTTTCAAGAACTCAAAGGCGTGTTGAAAGTAACCAGTGGATACAGCGGTGGTCATGTGGCCAACCCCACTTACGAGCAGGTAACCGCTAAAACCACCGGCCATGCAGAAGTAACACAAATCGTGTACAATCCGGAAGTCATCAGCTTTGATGAATTGTTGGAAGTTTTCTGGAAAACACATGACCCCACCACCCCCAATCGTCAGGGTGCTGACGTAGGTCCTCAATACCGTTCTGCTATTTTTTATCATACCGCTACGCAAAAAGAACTCGCAGAAAAATACAAAGCTGATCTGGATAAAAGCGGTGCATTTGCTGCCCCCATTGTTACCGAAATCAGTCCTTATAAAAACTTTTATTCGGCAGAAGATTACCACCAGAATTTTTATGCCAACAACCCCAACTACGGTTACTGCACCTATGTCATCAAACCGAAATTGGATAAGTTTCGAAAAGTATTTCAGGAAAAATTACGCAAATCAAATCCGGGTCAATAACCCGGATTTTTTGTTGCTGCATATCACTGCGGTTTAGTAGTATTGCTACATGCGTATATCCGTTGTCACCAGCCTGTTGGCCATAGTACTGCCTGCTTTTGTACAGGCACAGTTAGGCAGAACGCCACAAAAATTCACCCTCGACGATTCGTTGCGGGGAACGCTCAACGCCAACCGTAGCTGGTGGGATGTACAACGCTACGATATTACTGTAACGCCGGATTATACCAGCGAAACCATTGTTGGTCAAACCAGTATTCGGTTCAGCAGTAGTAAGCCCGGCAAGCTGATGCAGATTGATTTGCAACAGCCTTTGCTGATAGACAGCATTGTGCTCAATCAACTCCAGCGCATTTCATTTACCAGAAAAAACAACACCGCCTTATTGCAAATGCCTGCACAAATGCAAGCTGGTGAACACAACCTGCTCATCTATTATCATGGTCAGCCACGCAAAGCCATACGAGCCCCCTGGGATGGCGGCTGGGTATGGACCAAAGACAATAAAGGCCGCCCCTGGATGACGGTGGCATGTCAGGGCTTGGGCGCCTCCGTTTGGTATCCATGCAAAGACCACCAAAGTGATGAACCTGATTTGGGTTCATCGCTTACGATGATTGTGCCTGATACACTCACAGCTGTTGGCAATGGCAGACTCACCAACAAAATGCCCATGGGCGATAAAACGGCCTGGCGCTGGGAAGTAAAAAATCCCATCAACAATTACAACATCATTCCATACATCGGCAAGTATGTATCGTTTGAAGAACAATACAACGGCGAAGATGGTGTGCTCGATTGCAGCTATTGGGTGCTCGATTATGAACTGGAAAAAGCCAAAGAACAATTCAAACAAGTGAAGCCGATGCTTCAATGTTTTGAGCATTGGTTTGGCCCCTATCCTTTTTATGCCGATGGCTACAAACTCGTTCAATCATCGCATCTAGGCATGGAGCACCAAAGTGCCGTGGCCTATGGCAACAACTTTATGAATGGCTACCGTGGCCGTGACCTGAGCGGTACAGGATGGGGTTCCAAATGGGATTTCATTATTATTCATGAAAGCGGACACGAATGGTTTGGCAACAACATTACCAGCAAAGACATTGCCGACATGTGGATTCATGAAGGGTTTACCAACTACAGCGAAACCATATACACACAATGCCTGTTTGGCAAAGCTGCCTGCGAAGCTTACGTGCAAGGCATTCGCAAAAACATCATGAACGACAGGCCAATCATTGGTGAATATGGCGTAAACCACGAAGGCAGTGGCGATATGTATTACAAAGCGGCCAACATGATTCACACCATTCGTACGGCCATGCAAAACGACAGCAGTTTTCGGCAGCTGCTGCGGGGCATGTACAAAACCTATTTTCATGGCACCACTTCTACTGTAGAACTGCAGGCATACATACAACAGTTTGTGTCGTTTGATGTGAAAGCAGTGTTTGATCAATACCTGCGTACCACACAGATTCCGTTGTTGCAATGGAGCATCAACAGCGGTCAGCTGAAAGTGAAGTTTACTGATTGTAACGCTGCATTTCGTTTGCCTGTGTATTTGCCCACCGGCATTGGGCAGGGCGTTTGGAAAACCATACAGGCCAATGAGTGGACAACAATTGCCACATCATTGAATGATGAAAACATCAGTAGTGAGTGGAATAAAAATTTGTATATCCGGTATCAGGATTAATCAATCCAACTGTGTAGGTGCAGCGGTAGCTGGTGTAACTTCTGGCATGCGGCGGGCACCAATAAACCGGCGGCTCCAATACTTGCTTTGGAGGTCGCCAATGCTTACGCCTTCGCTGCTACTGGCATGAATGAATTTGTTGTTTTGCAAGTACATACCCACATGGCTAATACCGCCGGTGGTATTAAAAAAAACAAAATCACCTTCCCGCAATTCATCCCGCTTAATGCCTTGCATGGCCACATATTGCTCACGGGCAGTGCGTGGCAGCACCCAGCCAAATGTATATTCCGAAATCACCTGCATGAAAGCCGAGCAATCAATGCCTTTGGTGGTTTTGCCGCCATACCGGTAGCGTGTGCCGTACCAATCATCAATGTTTTTGTACAACACGAGGTTCGATAATTTCTCTACCGATTCATTGAGCAGAATGGCGTATTTAAATTGGACAGGAATGAAATTTTCCAACGCGGATCCCAGGGTTTTGCCCAGGTTAAAATCAGGACTTTTTAAGGATGTTTCCTGACGACGGGCCGCCATCAAAATAGAATCGAAATTGCGGAGCGGTATGTCTCTCTCCAGCAGGCTGTCTTTTACCTGCGGGATGGCTTGCGCCAAATTTACCCTTGGCGTAGCCTTTGGTTTCGCCTTTGCGGTGCTGGCTGGTTTCTTCTTGCTGACCGTTTTCTTTTGTGTAGTTGTTTTCTTGGGGGCAGGCTTTTTGGCACTGCTTTTCCGCTGCGCTTCGGCATAGCTACTGCAGAGCAGCAACATAGCCATCACACATATAGTACACAATCGTTTGATCATCAACTCCATCCACACAAATTTAGCGAGGGGCAAAAATACCGGAAAATGCCTAGCGACCATCATCCGGCCGTCAAATTTGACAGTCATGCTATCAATAAAACCGTGCCACAATTGAGCCTCAACGGTTTACATTTTTCCTAAAAAAATTGTACGGTTTTGTGGAAAATGAAAGCGGTATCATCCGCCCTTTTACGCCAAATTTGACCCCTTGCATTGTGGTAAATCGTACCGAAAATTTGTAGCGTTATGCCTTGTTTTTCCCACCTCCATTGTCATACTCAGTATTCATTGCTCGATGGCGCCGCCAGCATCGATTCGCTGTACAAAAAAGCAGCGGCCCACAACATGCCCGGCCTCGCCATAACCGACCATGGCAACATGTTTGGTGCTTTTGAATTTGTGAGCCAGGCCTGGAAAAACACCCGTGTGGTGGGCAAAAATGAAGATGGCTCAGACAAAATTGAGCCAGTGGTAAAACCCATTGTAGGCTGTGAGTTTTATGTGGTGGAAAACATGCACCGCAAAACTTTTTCTAAAGAACAAAAAGACGAACGCTACCATCAGGTATTGCTGGCCAAAAACAAACAAGGTTATCAAAACCTCATCAAGCTCACCTCGTTGGGTTTTATTGAGGGCATGTACAGCAAGTATCCGCGTATAGAAAAATCGCTGATTGAAAAATACCACGAAGGTTTGATTGCCACCACCTGTTGCATTGGTGCCTATGTGCCCCAAACCATTTTGCACGATGGTGAAGAAGCCGCAGAAAAAGAGTTTCAGTGGTGGCATAATTTGTTTGGCGATGATTACTTCATTGAATTGCAGCGGCACAACATGCCCGAGCAAGACCAGATTAATGAAGTGCTGATGCGCTTTGCCAAAAAGTACAACGTACCGGTAATTGCCACCAACGACAGCCACTACACCGATCAGGACGACTATAACGCCCACGATATTTTGCTGTGCATCAACACCGGTGAAAAGCAAAGCACACCGGGCTTTGATGACATGACGAATGATGAAGTGCACATGAAAAATAGGCGCTTCAAATTTCCCAACGATCAGTTTTATTTTAAAACGCCGGATGAAATGTCGAAGCTCTTCAGCGACATTCCACAAGCGATAGACAACACCAACATGATTGTAGATCGTGTGGAAGTGTTGAACCTGAAGAAAGATATTTTACTGCCCAACTTTCCCATTCCGCCATCCTTCAAAATTCATGAAAGCGATGTGCTGAACCAGTGGGAATACCTGAAGCATCTTACTTACGAAGGCGCTATGAAACGCTATGGTGAAATTTCGGAGTCGACACGTGAACGTCTGGACTTCGAATTGAACACCATCAAAATCATGGGCTTTGCCGGTTACTTTTTGATTGTAAGCGATTTCATTAAAGCCGGTCGTGATTTGGGAGTGTTTGTGGGTCCGGGTCGTGGTTCGGCAGCGGGTAGTGCAGTGGCTTATTGCATCGGCATTACCAATATCGACCCCATTAAATACAACCTGCTGTTCGAACGTTTCCTCAACCCCGACCGTAAGAGCATGCCCGATATTGATACGGACTTCGATGATGAAGGCCGTCAGCGGGTAATTGACTATGTGGTGGACAAATATGGCAAAGCACAGGTAGCACAGATCATCACCTACGGTACCATGGCTGCCAAAATGAGTATTAAAGACGTGGCCCGTGTACTCGATTTGCCACTGGCTGACAGCAACGCTTTGGCAAAGTTGGTGCCCGATAAACCAGGTACCAATTTGGGCCGTGTGCTCAAGGCACCACTCACCAAAAAAGAAGGTGAAAAAAGCCTGGAAGAAAAAGAACAGCTGGCACCAGAAGATATTGAGAACGTAAAACAGCTACGGGAAATTTACAAAGGCAATGACATCAGGGCGCAGGTGCTGAAAGAAGCCGAACGTTTGGAAGGCTCTGTTCGCAACACCGGCATCCACGCAGCGGGTATCATTATTGCGCCAAAAGATTTGACAGAGCTGATACCTGTAGCTACTGCCAAAGATTCTGATTTGTGGGTTACACAAATAGAAGGTAGTGTGATTGAAGATGCCGGCGTCATCAAGATGGACTTTTTGGGTTTGAAAACCTTGTCCATTTTGAAAACGGCATTGGAACTCATCAAAGAAAATCATGGAGTAGTCATCGAACCCGATGATTTACCATTGGATGATGCCAAAACCTATCAGCTGTATCAACGTGGCGAAACCAACGGTACGTTTCAGTTTGAAAGTACGGGCATGCAGAAATACCTGCGGGACCTGAAGCCCGACCAGTTCGCCGATTTGATTGCCATGAACGCCTTGTATCGTCCGGGGCCATTGGCGTACATCCCCAAATTCATTGCCCGTAAGCACGGCCTCGAACCCATTGAATATGACCTGCCGGAAATGGAAGAATACCTGGCAGAAACATACGGCATTACCGTGTATCAGGAACAGGTGATGTTGCTGAGCCAAAAGTTGGCGGGTTTTAGCAAGGGCGATGCCGACGTACTGCGGAAAGCGATGGGTAAGAAGGACCGCAAAACGCTGGACAAAATGAAAGGCAAGTTTGTAGATGGTGCCATTGCCAAAGGCATGGCGGCCGACAAACTGGAAAAAATATGGACCGACTGGGAAGCCTTCGCCCAATATGCGTTCAACAAATCGCATTCAACCTGCTATGCATTTGTAGCGTACCAAACAGCCTACCTCAAAGCCCACTACCCCAGCGAGTACATGGCGGCGGTGCTCAACCATGCCGGTGCCTTGGAAAAAATCACCTTCTTCATGGAAGAGTGTAAACGGATGGGCATTAAAGTACTCGGTCCGGATATCAACGAATCGAAGCAAGGTTTTGCTGTCAACAAAAAAGGAGAAATCCGTTTTGGTTTGGGTGGTTTGAAAGGCGTGGGCGAAGCTGCTATTCAAAGCATTATTGAAGAGCGGGAACAAAACGGCCGCTATCAAAATGTGTTTGATTTTATCAAACGCATCAATCAAAGAACCGTGAATAAAAAATCGCTGGAAAGCCTGATTTACTCTGGTGCATTTGATTGCTTTGAAGACCTGCATCGGGCACAATACTTTTTTGTGCCAAAAGGCGAAAGCATGAATGGATTGGAACGTATCATTCGCTATGGCAACCAATTGCAGCAGCAAAGTGCCAGCACGGCCAACACTTTGTTTGGCAACCTTGCAGATAGTCTGGATGTACAACTGCCCAAACTACCACCTTGCGACCCTTGGACACTGACCGATAAACTCGGGCATGAAAAGGATGTAACGGGCATGTTTATGAGTGGCCACCCACTCGACCACTTCCGTTTTGAGCTGAAACATTATGGCGTAACGCCGCTCGGTGAGTTCAATGAATTTACCGACAGCATCAACGAGCAAAGCAGCCCGACACGCCCCTTCCGGTTGGCAGGTTTGGTGGTAGGGGCACAACATCGCACCACACGTACGGGCAGAAACTTTGCCATTCTTGCTATAGAAGATTATACAGGCAAGGCAGAGTTTGCCTTATGGAGTCAAGACTATACGAAGTATGCGCAGTTCCTCAACATTGGTTTGAACTTATATGTAGTAGGCCAACACAAACCACGCATGAAATACGGCCCCGATCAACAGCTGGAGCAGCAAGGTTGGGAGTTTAAAATATCGGGTATTTATTTGCTGGAAACCCTGCGTACAAGTGCCACCAAACAGGTAGATATTTTGATTGAGCCATCTAATATTACCACACAAATGATTGGGTTTATGGAACAACAACTCAAGAAAAATGTAGGTGGTACCAAACTGAAATTTTTGGTGCGGGATAGCATCCGCAATTTTGATATTGAAATGATGAGCAGCAAAAGCTACAGCCTCAATGAAGAGATGGCCGACTATCTGCTCAACACAACTGAGTTGGATGTGAAAGTAACGATGACCGATTTAGGCTAATCGTTTCCAATATCAAATATGGCTGGCATTACAACTGATGCCAGCCATATTTTTTTCCATAAGCAATCAGCCATGCCACTACCCTGTTGTACGATTGCAGGCCCTGTGGCTGATTGTTGCTCCACAAGTATCGTTCGTATATCCAATTAAGCCACTGCTGTGCAGGATGCTTGTGTTCCATCACCCATTGCCGCATTTCTTTGCGATGCAACTGCAGCATGTAAGGCACTTCTTTGTATCGCTGCTTCGCCAAAACACTATCCCGCACCCACATGTCGCTGACGGCATAGTCATGCATTTCGGCATAAGTGCTGTATTGCAGCAATGCAGAAGTGGATTGTTTGCCAACTAAATATCCGATGAGATTGGCTTCGCTTTCGCTGCCAAAACCCAGCTGATGCGCCACTTCATGACTCACTGTAAACGGCAGCGTAAATGCAGGGGCGTGAAAGTTTACCTGCGCTTCGCCAGTGAATGGAAACAAATAACCACCGTAGCCGGTGTATGATTGTAAAGGCCCGAGCAGATTGGGTTTCAAACTGCTGTGCTCCAACGCAAGCCAGCTATATTGCTGTGAAGCATTTACATACGCAACAGTCACCATTTCATTGA
The Phnomibacter ginsenosidimutans genome window above contains:
- a CDS encoding DUF3810 domain-containing protein, translating into MQQRFAIPPVVRQWIFPVVIVLLIWWLQQFPGIIETYYAQGIYPYIGATLRWLFGWLPFSVGDALIAVLFVFLLFTLVQTIRRKKQYAGKLGWLKHLVQQLLKWLLWIYILFECIWGVNYYRKGSAYLLQLQPDLYTTADVDTLLNTVNARLHSLSKDSIAIRQSLTQDRQQLNEMVTVAYVNASQQYSWLALEHSSLKPNLLGPLQSYTGYGGYLFPFTGEAQVNFHAPAFTLPFTVSHEVAHQLGFGSESEANLIGYLVGKQSTSALLQYSTYAEMHDYAVSDMWVRDSVLAKQRYKEVPYMLQLHRKEMRQWVMEHKHPAQQWLNWIYERYLWSNNQPQGLQSYNRVVAWLIAYGKKYGWHQL